One window of the Bombus affinis isolate iyBomAffi1 chromosome 10, iyBomAffi1.2, whole genome shotgun sequence genome contains the following:
- the LOC126921171 gene encoding tyrosine aminotransferase isoform X2: protein MSTPVYRHQWNVQASDIARRTHNPIRSIVECLVVEPNPAKSMISLSIGDPTTFGNLKPPKEVIDAVQQSLVSQLYNGYAPSTGYQSAREAVAEYSSSEFVKVDAKDVILCSGCSCALDLCITALARRGQNILIPRPGFSIYRTLAEGLGINVKSYELRPELGWEIDLDNLESQIDEFTAAIIINNPSNPCGSVFSKDHTLDILDVAARYYIPIIADEIYEHMVFPGRTFHSLASLSKEVPILSCSGLTKRFLVPGWRMGWIIIHDRQNVLEKEIRKALHCLSQRIIGSNTLIQGALPTILKNTPQEFYDGVVRMLHDHSKTAYNCVSKISGLKPIMPDGAMYMMVYIDLPCFPEFNSDLEFVQRLLMEESVFCLPGQRFSILFTVLRLSVVHEAGHHGAHRYVGGGLSENTGILREASLQNS from the exons GCGTCAGATATCGCGAGGAGAACGCACAACCCCATAAGATCCATCGTGGAATGTCTGGTGGTCGAACCTAATCCTGCTAAGTCCATGATCTCGTTATCCATCG GTGATCCAACTACTTTTGGAAATTTAAAACCACCCAAAGAAGTAATCGATGCTGTTCAACAAAGTCTCGTTTCTCAATTATATAATGGATACGCACCTAGTACAG GTTACCAAAGCGCAAGGGAAGCTGTAGCGGAATATAGTTCCAGCGAATTCGTAAAAGTGGATGCTAAG GATGTAATTTTATGCAGCGGATGCTCCTGCGCTCTCGACCTCTGTATAACAGCGTTAGCACGAAGGGGGCAAAATATTCTGATACCGCGACCCGGTTTCTCGATCTATCGAACACTTGCAGAAGGTCTTGGTATCAACGTAAAATCCTATGAGTTACGC CCTGAACTCGGCTGGGAGATCGATCTGGACAACTTGGAATCACAGATCGACGAATTCACCGCGGCGATCATTATAAACAATCCTTCGAACCCGTGCGGTTCCGTATTTAGCAAGGATCACACACTCGACATTCTCGACGTAGCCGCTCGTTACTACATACCAATTATTGCCGATGAAATTTACGAGCATATG GTGTTCCCAGGACGGACTTTCCATTCGTTAGCATCTTTGTCGAAGGAAGTTCCTATTTTGTCATGTAGCGGCCTGACGAAGAG ATTTTTAGTGCCCGGCTGGCGTATGGGCTGGATAATCATTCACGATCGTCAAAACGTGCTGGAAAAGGAG ATAAGGAAAGCGCTTCATTGCCTAAGTCAGCGAATTATCGGCAGCAACACGCTTATTCAAGGTGCGTTGCCTACTATTCTGAAGAACACGCCACAGGAATTTTACGATGGCGTCGTTAGAATGTTGCAT GATCACTCGAAAACGGCGTACAACTGTGTGTCGAAGATCTCAGGGTTGAAACCAATAATGCCCGACGGAGCAATGTACATGATG GTTTACATAGATCTACCTTGTTTTCCGGAATTTAATTCCGACCTCGAATTCGTGCAACGATTGCTAATGGAGGAGTCTGTGTTTTGCCTTCCTGGCCAG CGCTTCTCAATTCTTTTCACAGTGCTTCGATTATCCGTCGTACATGAGGCTGGTCATCACGGTGCCCATAGATATGTTGGAGGAGGCTTGTCAGAGAATACAGGAATTCTGCGAGAGGCATCACTACAAAACAGCTGA
- the LOC126921171 gene encoding tyrosine aminotransferase isoform X1: protein MSTPVYRHQWNVQASDIARRTHNPIRSIVECLVVEPNPAKSMISLSIGDPTTFGNLKPPKEVIDAVQQSLVSQLYNGYAPSTGYQSAREAVAEYSSSEFVKVDAKDVILCSGCSCALDLCITALARRGQNILIPRPGFSIYRTLAEGLGINVKSYELRPELGWEIDLDNLESQIDEFTAAIIINNPSNPCGSVFSKDHTLDILDVAARYYIPIIADEIYEHMVFPGRTFHSLASLSKEVPILSCSGLTKRFLVPGWRMGWIIIHDRQNVLEKEIRKALHCLSQRIIGSNTLIQGALPTILKNTPQEFYDGVVRMLHDHSKTAYNCVSKISGLKPIMPDGAMYMMVYIDLPCFPEFNSDLEFVQRLLMEESVFCLPGQCFDYPSYMRLVITVPIDMLEEACQRIQEFCERHHYKTAEDTQRSNLIAAEIPY, encoded by the exons GCGTCAGATATCGCGAGGAGAACGCACAACCCCATAAGATCCATCGTGGAATGTCTGGTGGTCGAACCTAATCCTGCTAAGTCCATGATCTCGTTATCCATCG GTGATCCAACTACTTTTGGAAATTTAAAACCACCCAAAGAAGTAATCGATGCTGTTCAACAAAGTCTCGTTTCTCAATTATATAATGGATACGCACCTAGTACAG GTTACCAAAGCGCAAGGGAAGCTGTAGCGGAATATAGTTCCAGCGAATTCGTAAAAGTGGATGCTAAG GATGTAATTTTATGCAGCGGATGCTCCTGCGCTCTCGACCTCTGTATAACAGCGTTAGCACGAAGGGGGCAAAATATTCTGATACCGCGACCCGGTTTCTCGATCTATCGAACACTTGCAGAAGGTCTTGGTATCAACGTAAAATCCTATGAGTTACGC CCTGAACTCGGCTGGGAGATCGATCTGGACAACTTGGAATCACAGATCGACGAATTCACCGCGGCGATCATTATAAACAATCCTTCGAACCCGTGCGGTTCCGTATTTAGCAAGGATCACACACTCGACATTCTCGACGTAGCCGCTCGTTACTACATACCAATTATTGCCGATGAAATTTACGAGCATATG GTGTTCCCAGGACGGACTTTCCATTCGTTAGCATCTTTGTCGAAGGAAGTTCCTATTTTGTCATGTAGCGGCCTGACGAAGAG ATTTTTAGTGCCCGGCTGGCGTATGGGCTGGATAATCATTCACGATCGTCAAAACGTGCTGGAAAAGGAG ATAAGGAAAGCGCTTCATTGCCTAAGTCAGCGAATTATCGGCAGCAACACGCTTATTCAAGGTGCGTTGCCTACTATTCTGAAGAACACGCCACAGGAATTTTACGATGGCGTCGTTAGAATGTTGCAT GATCACTCGAAAACGGCGTACAACTGTGTGTCGAAGATCTCAGGGTTGAAACCAATAATGCCCGACGGAGCAATGTACATGATG GTTTACATAGATCTACCTTGTTTTCCGGAATTTAATTCCGACCTCGAATTCGTGCAACGATTGCTAATGGAGGAGTCTGTGTTTTGCCTTCCTGGCCAG TGCTTCGATTATCCGTCGTACATGAGGCTGGTCATCACGGTGCCCATAGATATGTTGGAGGAGGCTTGTCAGAGAATACAGGAATTCTGCGAGAGGCATCACTACAAAACAGCTGAAGATACGCAAAGAAGCAACTTAATTGCTGCGGAAATTCCATATTAA